Genomic segment of Panicum hallii strain FIL2 unplaced genomic scaffold, PHallii_v3.1 scaffold_46, whole genome shotgun sequence:
atcacacttccttaggtgagatggctagcaagcacactacgagaccgttacaaaggatcacgttggtaaggtgtaaccgctaaggattctggatcagctacgatggggcccacctcacgggggtacaagcacacagcacagaccaagccggaggagcagggaccattgaagcctaccacccctcttgcccacacaggtaagttactcccgaaccaacacgacctaattagtaagtcaagaccgtcccattctagtcttgtggttgcgcggttgtcccaagttgtcgctctatgaaccggtccttatggagagtggccaaccaagtactaagcaccgtgctggccccctaaaccatgtttctataaaaaacatcttttaacgagacgtgagccactcaagcacacatcacagagggccactctcagaattaagttgcatataaccattagtcaaattaattacaaaggaccgaagtgtgtgagagcgcagcacctaacACAACTAatcacaatgcaacccaaaggattttatataaaggataaggtggctaggaagtccttataggcatacaatattaaaatgcagtatgaaattgtatttaaaagtgataggatgctcatgttatacttgccttcctcgaagttctcctgctgctgctcaaactgctcaaaagatgggggctcctggtactcttccaaaggctcagcgcctactcacgatcgcaacgccaaaacatggtccacacatgcacacatgcacaaacaatagtaaactataagaaacagtacaccaatacaagaaaacagcacgcaaaactagtctaaagctattctacgcgttataacaATCGCGTGAGCATGAAAatcgcctaaaacggagctaagacgcgaaatctagggctaaaacaaggtccaggggcctttatgtaagaaaataggaaaaccagggggttctggacaaaaaacCAGGGGTTTAGGTGCAAAAACTAGAAAGATCTGAGGGCTAACGCGCTAAACAGCCGGGCTGGGCTTCGAACCTCAAatttggaaagctcaggggggtccgtgcaagaaacagggctaaactgcaattattattgaactgaagtggaccgcgggtttaaTTCGGTAAAGCGCAGGGTCTCTTTAGAAAAGTTACCGGCGGTGACCGATAGCTGCTCCTTTGACTCGCGCGCGGGACTgatttgggccactggatctacatcggacggctcagggcgCGGGGTCGCgagggggcagcggcgctgaccgccggagctgagtttccgcggcggcgcttcaccgggaCCCGTCGGAGCAGGCGGTCTGGGGCGACAGCGGGTCTTTTGGCCTGCGGTTTGGCCGTAGAGTATGAGCACGGCATGGGTAATCCACTGGTGGGCTCAGGAAGGGGCGGCATCGGCCGGAGAGGATGGCTCGCGGTGACAGGCGGCTCGGGAactcgccggagacacgcgatcacgcGTTCCCGGGGATGATTCACAACGAGATCAAGCCCGGGAGGCTCAGCATGAcacggggaacctagctgggcacttgcgGAGGTGGACTTGGGCTCGGTTAaggtggaacgacggcgaaggcggctcgggacggcggacaacgccggcgagcggcgttccgggCGCTACGGGTAGCTAAAGACTATgacatctggtgcaaaaggaccagggagaggaggcgaagctcaccgaggggttgtggatgccggagctgcggcggaagGGGGAAGTCGACGGTgaccggcggcgaagaaggtTGGGCTCCCGTGGACGAGTCATTGCGGGGCTTCTCCTGGCTGGCAGCTCCTCCAAACCGACTCACGCGGGACCTAAGAAGATGCCTCGGAGGTTAAGAGGGAGAGAAAACCATCGACGGCGAGCaatcgaggtggcggaggcCATTACCGACACGCAAGCTCGACTCGACTCCTGGCGAAGCAGACGCTCACGGCTCAATTGCCGGCTCGGGGAGGTTCTAGACGACGAGGCGGATCTATtgcgggggttgtggtggcctggggcgtggcggagcggcctgaccacggtgaggccgaggtgaccggagcggagGATGAAAGGGGAGCGGCAGTGCTGGAGGTCTTCGGGGCGacgcagggctagggttagggttctggggctcAGGAgtctccttttgtagggcggcggggcaccctcggcgtgcgggcccagggaaGAGGAgatcgccggagatctcgggaaGAAGTtgcgcgccggagaagaaaggggaaggggaaagagCTGACTGGCGGGTCCCGgttggcagagagagaaagagagaggacgCTCGGGGGAAAActgggctggctgctgggccgagccggcccacgcgggaaggaggggggagagggaaaggaagtGGGCTGCCGGGGGAaagggccgggctgagagggggtttgggctggattgggctgccttcctcttttctttccttttcttctttcctttttcttttctacactcaaactattcaaacaaatctatttgaattcaaataaatttgaattcaaaccccataaactcaacacaaggaaaataatgctccagcatgaatgcacaatcatgttgaccttataataaattttattttcttgtgttataaggttactttaaatgcaagataaattagagaaagccctagaaattttatttatgtggcagaaccaatctgaattacaccagctcaagtacgcgagtcctctttgagggctacctcgtgcttcaaacggtataatccattggcctgtcgggtaacgtcccgataaaccaccgaacgcaggatccaacaagatacctcgcacgaaggcgagtccagagatataaaagccattacactttacatcacaggcaagtatattacatatgcatacaaaagtaacattagtgtccaacgagggacattattacaaaacagtttaagttttaagtcacagcagcggagtttgaaaacacgaacactgtacacgacgttattacggatatcatgctagccctggcacaacatcactcggcggaatctgtgttggccggggacggatcccactccacggaccaaccatcaggcagggggtatgGCCACGGTGTaacgaatgctggctcatcagggagattacctgaagtaaatcaacaaaagcaaggctgagtatactaatactcagcaagacttacccgctcatggtatacttagccatgtatctagacttatgcaggcttttcaggttttgggtagggttttcagctgaaaagcaacaaagagtagatccttattttcaacttttagctttcagattctagttgattaaccattctaggtaagcacctataactactcacacatggtagaatctttaatcaaacatcatctttgatagtcacaaagttgctcttgttattctatgtggcaaagggattaagcagtctcaatctccgcgagaaacggatgattcttgaatcgaatttcaaaatcttgcaagggtaaacctaactcacatgcttggaacaccaaaggatcATTCCGAAGGAACTGTtggcctttcattccgactcatggatcagggccaccacaagcgactgtaggaccatacgcacttccaaagtgcaggacgtacgtctgtagcgcgactacaaaacccgtactcctggttgcccagcaacacgtattcctacacgtcgaaacaagtaaccaaaagaaccaaatacatgtggtggggggtatgtccactcctcgggccgattggttactaggcttaccgcttaccatatttcacggcatgtggctagtactttcaatcgcttaaccaccgctaccacacactgcgaccttatccattttaaaaacacagacggggtatcatttcaaccctggtacctcacaaaactcccgtccgtcatccttatagtgataacatgaatgtaaacatcacaattcctatatcgcgcgagtgacagggaatcactcgacttttaccggtcctattagcgtagcagctagtcggactcaagttctagtgttcaatacatcggtttctggaattatgcaactagggttccaaacaattcctaagaacttaatgcataaagatgtatataaataatatagttcgcagtgtaaataaggtaagggttatgtccggggcttgccttcgctggtggggctggggtcagtcaagttaatatcttccgaaccttggttcggggcttcagagaattccacgacgaggttcccggggtcttcagaacaaactccttctggttccgggattagctggtaatctccgtcggcgagagtggttgtTATGACGGGAGCTCAATATCAGAGGAGGACTGCTCATGGCCAGCAGGCGCATGCAGGAGAAGGCCTCACGGCCCAGGACGTTTCCTATTATTTAGGGAACTATTATTATTATTAGAAACTTATTTCTATTTTTTAGAAAGGAGAAGCGATATATAATTGAAAAAACAATTGGATCGGGCTAGGCAGAAACATATTGTTTCCGGCTTCCTGTAGGGAGCCGGGAGTccaaccctagccgccacctCTGTATTCCTCCTCTCACGATCGCTGGCTCCTCGCCGCCGATCAGCCTTCAAACCGCGCCCACCGATCCTTCACACGTACAACCTCCGATCGGTGAGGGGCAGAGAGCAGCAGCATACCAACCTGGTATCAGAGCCCTCCGATCCGATGTCGCTGCCGCTGCCCGCTTCAACCGCGTCGCCGCCGGATGCCAACGTGTCCATGCCGATCCTGTCCACACCGCTTCCGCAAACATCTCTGCCCGCGGGATCGCTGCCGCTGGCCGCCGGGGCTTCATCCTCCGCCGTGGGGGTGATGACCAACGAGCAGCTCACCACGGCCGTCCTCCACCTCGGCAGGATGATGGCCGGCGTCCACGCATTCCTCTTAGGACCGCAGCCAGGCGTGGCACCGACTCACCCGCAGCCGCAGCTGCCGCCGGCGCCCaacccgcagcagcagctgccTTCGCCCGCCTCGGGCGCCGTCTACCCCTACGGGATGCCGCAGGACGGCACGGCGCACACCACCGCGCCAGCCCCGGCGATGTCCCCCGGCGGCGTCCCCATCCAGGAGATCCAGTTCCCCCACTCGCCGTCCCCGCTTCCGCCGTGGCTCACCGACGTCGCGCTGCCAGTCTACTCCTCTGCGCCGGCGTGCCCGTCGGTCCATTCAACCCCTCACATCACAGCGGGCTTCGGCCATGGGGGCGTTCCAGCGTCGGGAACGTTCTATGGCGGCGTTGACGGCCCAATCCTCCACGGCTCCACCTTCTGGTCCGCGCCGGCTGCAGTTCCAGCGATCGGCGGGGCGCCCTCGGCGGCCGCTCCCGAGACGTTCGGCGCGGCGCCCTTCCAGCCTCGGACCTACAAGATCGACTTTGCGACATACGACGGCTCGGTCGACCCGCTGAATTGGCTCACACACTGTGAACAATTCTTCTGGGGCCAGCGCACTCCGGTGGAGCAGCGGACGTGGATGGCCTCCTACCACCTCACCGGCGCCGCTCAGACATGGTACTACGCCCTCCTGTTGGACGAGGGCATGCCGTCCTGGGAGCGCTTCAAGGAGCTTTGCTGCCTTCGCTTCGGACCGCCTATATACGGTTCGCGGCTGGCCGAGTTGGGGCGCCTTCCTTTCCACTCCACGGTCCAGGAGTTTGCGGACCGCTTCCAGACGGTGCTGGCGCACTCCAGGGACATCTCCACGCGCCAAAAGGCGGAGCTCTTCGTCGGCGGCCTCCCGGAACACATTCGGGTCGACGTCGCGATGCGCCCCCCCCCGACCTCCAGACGGCCATGTTTCTCGCCCGCACCATCGAGACACGGGCTCTAGCCGCAGCAGCGCCTCCTCAGCAGCGCGGCGCCCGCCCTCCCCCGCGGCTAGCCTTTCCCCTACGCCAACAGGGGGCGGCCGCGGCCCCGGCTGGCGCACCAGCGCTGCCTGCGCCGCCCGCAGCCGGCACTGCAGCACCGGGCGCAGCAGCCCCGGCGGCACCCGTGCGGCCGTACCGTCGACTCTCGCCGgccgagatgcaggaacgccgTCGTCAAGGCCTCTGCTACAACTGCGACGAGCAGTACGTGCGTGGGCACGTGTGCCCCCGCCTGTTCTTCCTGGAGGCGGACGATTTCCTCGACGCCGATGAGGAGGCGGCAGCCGAGGATGCGGCCGCGGCCTTGCCCGCagatgccgccgccgcagcggacGCTCACGCTCACGCTCTTGTGGTTTCTGTACACGCTCTTGCAGGCATCAGGACGTACCACACTATGCTCCTGCCCGTGACGATCAAGGGCGAGCACCTCCTCGCCCTCCTGGACACCGGCTCCACCCACACTTTCCTCCAGGGCGCGGCCATGCGGCGCCTTGGTCTCGCTCCTCAGGGGGCGACCAGCTTCGCATTACGGTGGCCAACGGCGAGCGCGTGCCGTGTGAAGGCATCGCACGCAACGTGCCCGTCGACATCCATGGGGCGCCCTTCTCCATCAACTGCGTCAGCCTCGCGCTCGGCTGCTTCGACTTCATCCTCGGCGTCGACTTCCTTGGCACGCTGGGCCCCCTCACCTGGGACTTCGAGGGGCTCACCGTATCCTTCCTGCACGAGGGCCACCGCGTCACGTGGCAGTGTGTGGGCGCCCCGGGCGCGCCCTTCCAGCAGCGGTCGCTGGTAGCGGTAGCTTCGGACCCGCACCACCCGCTGCTGGACGAGCTCCTATGTCAGCACGACGCCGTCTTCGACACACCACGCGGCCTTCCACCAGCCCGCCCCTACGACCACCGCATACACCTGCTGCCCGAGACCGCACCGGTGGCAGTGCGGCCGTACCGGTACCCTCAGTTGCAGAAGGACGAGCTCGAGCGGCAGTGCGCCGCCATGCTGGAGTAGGGCATCATCCGCCCCAGTACTTCTCCGTTCTCGGCACCCGTGCTCCTCGTCAAGAAGGCGGATGGGTCGTGGCGCTTCTGCATCGACTACCGCGCGCTCAACGACCGTACGTCCAAGGACAAGTTCCCGATCCCGGTGGTTGACGAGCTCCTCGACGAGCTCCACGGGGCCACGTACTTCACCAAGCTCGACCTCCGCTCGGGGTACCACCAGGTGCGCATGCACCCGGCCGACATCGAGAAGACGACGTTCCGCACCCACCATGGCCACTTCGAGTTCCTGGTGATGCCGTTTGGGCTCTCCAACGCCCCTGCGACATTTCAGGCATTGACGAATGATGTGCTCCGCCCCTTCCTCCGCAGGTTCGTGCTGGTTTTCTTTGACGACATTCTGATCTACAACACGTCGTGGTCTGAGCACCTGCAGCATGTGGGCCTCGTCTTCACCGCCCTACGAGCCCACGACCTCTTTCTGAAGCGGTCGAAGTGCTCCTTCGGGGCCCCCTCCGTCACCTACCTCGGCCACGTCATCTCCGCCGACGGCGTCGCTATGGACAGCGACAAAGTGGCCGCGGTCGCCTCGTGGCCGCTACCGCGCTCTCCACGCGGGGTGCGTGGCTTCCTGGGCCTCGCCGGCTACTACAGGAAGTTCATCCGCGACTTCGGCTCCATCGCGGCACCACTCACACATCTCCTGCGGAAGGAGGCGTTCGTCTGGACGGCGGAGGCGGACGAGGCTTTCGCTGCCCTGAAGCAGGCGCTCTCGTCGGTGCCGGTTCTACAGATGCCCGACTTCGCGCGCCAGTTCGTGGTCGACTGCGACGCGTCCGGCACCGGTTTTGGGCGCCGTCCTACACCAGGGGGGCAGACCCCTGGCTTTCTTCAGTCGACCCTTCGCCGCCCGCCATGTCAAGCTGGCGGCCTACGAGCGAGAGCTCATCGGGCTGGTGCAGGCCGTCCGGCACTGGCGCCCGTACTTGTGGGGGCGCCGGTTCCTCATCCGCACCGACCACTACAGCCTGAAGTTCCTCCTAGACCAGCGGCTGTCCACCGTGCCTCAGCACCAGTGGCTCAGCAAGCTATTCGGGTTTGACTTCACCATCGAGTACCGCCCCGGGCGGCTCAACTCGGCGGCCGACGCGCTGTCCCGCCGCGACGAGGAGACTGCGGCGCTCTGTGCCCTCTCTGGGCCCTCCTTCGACCTCTACGCCGACATTCGCCGCGCCACCGCGACCGACCCGGTCGCGCGCGACCTGCTGCAGCAGCTGGAGGCTGCGTCTCTGGGCGAGCCGTGGGCTGCCGACGACGGCTTCCTCCTCCACGGCAAGCGCATCTACGTGCCTGCCACCGACGACTTGCGCCACCAGGTGGTGACCCTGGCTCACTCGGCTGGACACGAGGGGGTCCAGAAAACCCTTGTGCGCCTCCGCGCGGACTTCTACATCCCCGGCGCCCACCAGCTGGTGCACGACTTCGTCCGCTCCTGTGACGTGTGCCAGCGGAACAAGACGCCGACCACACAGCCGGCCGGCCTACTTCAGCCCTTGGACGTTCCGTCGCAGGTGTGGGCAGATATCTCCATGGACTTCATCGAAGGGCTGCCGAAGGTGCACGGCAAGTCCGTGGTCCTGACGGTGGTGGACCGCTTCTCGAAGTACGCCCACTTCATCGCGCTCAGCCACCCCTACACCGCCGCCTCCGTCGCCCGTGCCTTCTTCGACGGGATCGTGCGCCTACACGGTTTCCCCAGCTCCATCATCAGCGATCGCGACCCAGTCTTCACCAGCAATCTCTGGCGCGATCTCTTTAAATGTGCAGGTGTCAAGCAGCGGCTCAGTACGGCCTTTCACCCCCAGACGGACGGCCCGTCCGAGGTCGTCAACAAGATCATCGCGATGTATTTGCGCTGTGCGACAGGTGATCGGCCTCGCTCGTGGGTCGACTGGCTATCCTGGGCGGAGTACTGCTACAACACCTCTTACCACACGGCACTCCGAGCGTCACCGTTCGAGGTTGTGTACGGCcgacccccgccgcccctcctgccaCACCACGCCGGGGCGGCCTAGACAGAGGCGGTGGACGCCATGCTGCGGGACCGCGACGCGTTCCTGGAGGAGGTTCGCGAGCGTCTTCTTCAGGCCCAGCAGTACGCCAAGCGCCACTACGATGAGCACCATCGCGAGGTGGAGTTCGATGAGGGCGCATGGGTGCTGCTCCGACTTCGCCACCGACCCACCCATGCGCTCGCTTCGCCGTCCAAGGGCAAGCTGCGCCCACGCTACGCGGGGCCGTTCCAGATCGTCGAGCGCATCGGGCCGGTGGCTTATCGTCTCCGACTCCCCGCGGACGCGCGCCTGCATGACGTCTTCCATGTGGGGCTGTTAAAGCCTTACAACTCCGCCGGCTCGCCCCCATCAACGCCGGCCGTGCTGCCACCGGTTCAGGACGGGCGACTGCTGCCAGCCCCTGCGCAGGTCCTGCGCGCCCAGCTCCGTCGCGGCGCGTGGCACAT
This window contains:
- the LOC112878593 gene encoding skin secretory protein xP2-like, which translates into the protein MSLPLPASTASPPDANVSMPILSTPLPQTSLPAGSLPLAAGASSSAVGVMTNEQLTTAVLHLGRMMAGVHAFLLGPQPGVAPTHPQPQLPPAPNPQQQLPSPASGAVYPYGMPQDGTAHTTAPAPAMSPGGVPIQEIQFPHSPSPLPPWLTDVALPVYSSAPACPSVHSTPHITAGFGHGGVPASGTFYGGVDGPILHGSTFWSAPAAVPAIGGAPSAAAPETFGAAPFQPRTYKIDFATYDGSVDPLNWLTHCEQFFWGQRTPVEQRTWMASYHLTGAAQTWYYALLLDEGMPSWERFKELCCLRFGPPIYGSRLAELGRLPFHSTVQEFADRFQTVLAHSRDISTRQKAELFVGGLPEHIRVDVAMRPPPTSRRPCFSPAPSRHGL